One genomic region from Hoeflea algicola encodes:
- the istB gene encoding IS21-like element helper ATPase IstB — translation MLDHPTLDQLKTLRLDGMAEAFAEMQKQDGTAGLSHAEWLGLLIDRETASRETRRFESRMRTAKLRHVGASPEDVDYKSRRGLDKAMFQQMLTGRWIKDKRNLMITGPCGVGKTWLACALAQAACRDGITVLYKRMPRLFDELELAHGDGRFPRLFKALTKTQLLILDDWGPDRLNASQRRDLMEIVEDRYEVGSTLITSQLPIDTWHDVIGEPTFADAILDRLVHNAYRVELDGQSMRKTKLGTGDESIQS, via the coding sequence ATGCTTGATCACCCAACGCTGGATCAGCTCAAAACACTCAGGCTCGACGGCATGGCAGAAGCCTTTGCCGAGATGCAAAAACAGGACGGCACAGCCGGGCTTAGCCACGCTGAATGGCTTGGGCTGCTCATTGATCGAGAGACCGCCAGTCGTGAGACGAGGCGATTTGAAAGCCGCATGCGTACAGCAAAACTGCGCCACGTCGGTGCCTCGCCGGAGGACGTGGATTACAAGTCGCGGCGCGGCCTCGACAAAGCCATGTTCCAGCAGATGCTGACCGGGCGCTGGATCAAGGACAAGCGCAACCTGATGATCACTGGCCCCTGCGGCGTTGGCAAAACATGGTTGGCCTGCGCTCTGGCGCAAGCCGCCTGCCGAGACGGTATCACTGTGCTGTACAAGCGCATGCCACGTCTCTTTGATGAATTGGAACTGGCCCATGGTGACGGACGCTTTCCGCGTCTGTTCAAGGCCCTTACCAAAACTCAACTGCTAATCCTGGACGACTGGGGACCGGATCGCCTCAATGCCAGTCAGCGTCGTGACCTTATGGAAATAGTCGAGGACAGATACGAGGTTGGATCAACCTTGATCACAAGCCAATTGCCCATCGACACCTGGCATGACGTGATCGGGGAACCCACCTTCGCCGATGCCATTCTCGATCGCCTCGTACACAACGCCTATCGCGTCGAACTCGACGGCCAGAGCATGAGGAAAACCAAACTCGGAACAGGTGACGAAAGCATCCAATCCTGA
- a CDS encoding IS3 family transposase (programmed frameshift), translated as MAGKREKPEEIVSKLRQVEVLQGQGATIADAVRQIGVTQQTFYRWRKLYGGMQRSQLTRLKELEKENQRLRRAVSDLTLDKLILTEAAKGKLLSPSRRRKCIDHVRRELGVSERRACRTLGQHRSTQRKVPQGRADEERLTDDIIELADKYGRYGYRMVTGLLNNAGWQVNHKRVERIWRREGLKVPQKQKKKGRLWLNDGSCVRLRPERPNHVWSYDFVQDRTADGRVYRTLNIIDEYTREALMIRVDRKLNSTDVLDALTDLFILRDPPEYIRSDNGPEFIAQKVRDWIAAVGAKTAYIEPGSPWENGYCESFNARFRDELLNGEIFYSLREAQILIEQWRIHYNTVRPHSALGYRPPAPESIVPMDQTPMMH; from the exons ATGGCTGGAAAACGAGAGAAGCCGGAAGAGATTGTATCGAAGCTTCGGCAGGTTGAAGTTCTGCAAGGGCAAGGTGCGACGATTGCTGACGCGGTGCGCCAGATCGGCGTGACACAGCAGACGTTTTATCGATGGCGGAAGCTCTATGGCGGGATGCAGCGATCTCAACTCACTCGGCTGAAAGAGCTGGAGAAGGAGAACCAGCGGCTTCGGCGGGCGGTGTCTGACCTGACACTGGACAAACTCATCCTGACCGAGGCGGCAA AAGGGAAACTTCTAAGCCCTTCGCGTCGGCGCAAGTGCATCGACCATGTGCGGCGGGAGCTCGGCGTATCAGAACGCCGCGCCTGCCGCACGCTCGGACAACACCGATCCACACAGCGCAAGGTGCCACAGGGCCGGGCAGATGAAGAACGGCTGACCGATGATATCATCGAACTGGCCGACAAGTACGGACGCTATGGGTATCGCATGGTCACCGGTCTGCTGAACAACGCGGGCTGGCAGGTAAACCATAAGCGGGTTGAGCGCATCTGGCGGCGTGAAGGGCTGAAAGTGCCACAAAAGCAGAAGAAAAAGGGGCGGCTTTGGCTGAACGACGGATCATGTGTGCGTCTCAGACCGGAACGGCCAAACCACGTCTGGTCCTACGACTTCGTCCAGGATCGAACCGCTGACGGCCGCGTCTATCGGACGCTGAATATCATCGACGAATACACCAGGGAGGCACTCATGATCCGCGTGGACCGCAAGCTCAACTCAACGGACGTGCTGGATGCTCTGACAGACCTATTCATCCTGCGCGACCCGCCGGAATACATTCGGTCGGACAATGGGCCGGAATTTATCGCCCAGAAAGTGCGGGATTGGATTGCAGCTGTTGGAGCCAAGACGGCCTACATAGAGCCAGGCTCACCATGGGAGAACGGATACTGCGAAAGCTTCAACGCCCGGTTCCGCGACGAGCTGCTGAACGGCGAAATCTTCTACAGCCTAAGGGAGGCGCAAATCCTGATCGAGCAATGGCGTATCCACTACAACACCGTCAGGCCGCATAGCGCTCTGGGCTACCGCCCGCCCGCGCCGGAAAGCATTGTCCCGATGGACCAGACGCCCATGATGCACTAA
- a CDS encoding outer membrane protein yields the protein MVRYLTILGLLASTPALAGDLSSPAQISSVDWTGAYAGAFIGTISGDGKATRGAYQGALLTLDVQNGLFPDSIKNMKGRLSGGLSAGYNQQFGRFVGGVEADVSFADINIRSDFSRVDPNPNPPFTGLDTNTSYQTEFGTFATARLRGGITVDRTMVFASAGLAVGKVTNRFTLDLPGLGYSSPGWSADATKLGYAIGVGIEHRLTDRIGLKLEAIGIDLQDTTVHAVDNVTFPGETIDYRFKNQALLGRFGVYVSF from the coding sequence ATGGTCCGCTACTTAACGATTTTGGGATTGCTCGCGTCGACGCCTGCATTGGCTGGCGATTTGTCATCTCCCGCGCAGATTTCTAGTGTCGATTGGACAGGGGCTTATGCCGGAGCGTTCATTGGCACGATCAGTGGCGATGGCAAGGCGACGCGAGGTGCTTACCAGGGCGCGCTGCTTACTCTTGATGTCCAGAACGGATTATTCCCCGACTCAATCAAGAATATGAAAGGTCGGCTGAGTGGTGGGCTTTCAGCAGGGTACAACCAGCAATTCGGCAGATTTGTCGGCGGCGTTGAGGCGGACGTATCGTTCGCGGACATCAACATACGATCGGATTTCTCCAGAGTTGATCCCAACCCGAATCCTCCTTTCACTGGGCTTGATACGAACACAAGTTACCAGACCGAGTTCGGGACATTTGCCACCGCCCGCTTACGCGGTGGTATAACCGTCGATCGCACAATGGTCTTCGCCAGTGCTGGTCTTGCTGTTGGTAAAGTGACGAACAGATTCACCCTCGATCTGCCGGGCTTGGGCTATTCTTCTCCCGGGTGGAGCGCTGATGCGACTAAGTTAGGTTATGCGATCGGAGTTGGTATTGAGCACAGGCTCACTGATCGCATTGGCCTGAAACTCGAAGCCATCGGGATTGATTTGCAAGACACGACCGTCCATGCGGTCGACAACGTTACCTTCCCTGGAGAAACTATAGATTATCGCTTCAAGAACCAAGCGTTGCTTGGTCGATTTGGTGTTTATGTCTCTTTCTGA
- a CDS encoding DMT family transporter, whose amino-acid sequence MTHAPAALMPVPGPAAPPVSEARRGGLLVFGAAMAWSFGGAIARGLEITDPWAIIAWRDFFATLLLMGFMLWRDGPAGTMRLFRSMGLPGLGVAFCVAIATTSFVVALGYTTVANILLMQAGVPLIAALLGVVFLREAVDAVTWAAILMVIAGISVMVSDSFGTNISFIGDGLALTIAVVFAAATVITRRYSGVRMTPAACLGIMVGGFVAFLLSSGMRVGLSDLGLLVLFGALTLGLGMAMFVTGARLIPSALAALISTMEPAFGPVWVWLIHGEVPAPRTLVGGVVVFLALVGHILWQWRRSRRTALPLPN is encoded by the coding sequence ATGACCCATGCGCCCGCTGCATTGATGCCTGTGCCCGGTCCCGCCGCGCCGCCGGTTTCGGAGGCCCGTCGGGGTGGGTTGCTGGTGTTTGGCGCGGCCATGGCCTGGAGTTTTGGTGGCGCCATTGCCCGTGGACTCGAAATCACCGATCCATGGGCAATCATCGCCTGGCGCGATTTCTTCGCCACGTTGTTGCTGATGGGGTTCATGCTCTGGCGCGACGGTCCTGCGGGCACGATGCGGCTGTTCCGTTCCATGGGCCTGCCGGGGCTCGGCGTGGCCTTCTGCGTGGCCATAGCCACCACCTCCTTTGTGGTGGCGCTCGGCTACACCACGGTCGCCAACATCCTGTTGATGCAGGCCGGTGTGCCACTGATCGCCGCTCTGCTTGGCGTGGTGTTCTTGCGCGAGGCGGTGGACGCCGTCACCTGGGCGGCGATCCTGATGGTGATTGCCGGGATTTCCGTCATGGTCTCGGATTCCTTTGGCACCAACATTTCCTTCATCGGCGATGGTTTGGCGCTGACAATTGCCGTCGTTTTTGCTGCCGCCACCGTCATCACCCGGCGCTATTCGGGGGTGCGGATGACGCCGGCCGCCTGCCTCGGCATCATGGTCGGTGGTTTTGTAGCCTTCCTGTTGTCGTCGGGGATGCGTGTCGGTCTGAGCGACCTGGGGCTGCTGGTGCTGTTCGGGGCGCTCACCCTGGGGCTTGGCATGGCCATGTTCGTCACCGGTGCGCGGCTGATCCCCTCGGCGCTGGCGGCGCTGATTTCCACCATGGAGCCGGCCTTCGGACCGGTCTGGGTCTGGCTCATCCATGGCGAAGTGCCGGCACCACGTACCCTTGTTGGCGGCGTCGTGGTGTTTCTGGCGCTAGTCGGCCATATTCTCTGGCAGTGGCGCCGTAGCCGCCGCACCGCGCTGCCGCTGCCCAACTGA
- the lepA gene encoding translation elongation factor 4 has product MTNTPLSHIRNFSIVAHIDHGKSTLADRLIQTCGGLADREMSKQVLDSMDIEKERGITIKAQTVRLHYTAKDGEMYVLNLIDTPGHVDFAYEVSRSLRACEGSLLVVDASQGVEAQTLANVYAALDADHEIVPVLNKIDLPAAEPDRIKEQIEEVIGLDASDAVMISAKTGIGIPDVLEAIVTRLPAPKGGTVKDPLKAMLVDSWYDTYLGVIVLVRIIDGEMKKGQQIRLMGTDARYTVERIGVITPKLVATDSLGPGEIGFITASIKEVADTRVGDTITEDKRPTAKALPGFKPAQPVVFCGLFPVDAADFEELRAAMGKLRLNDASFSFEMETSAALGFGFRCGFLGLLHLEIIQERLEREFNLDLIATAPSVIYRLNMTNGDVVELHNPADMPDVVKIKSIEEPWIKATILTPDEHLGTILKLCQDRRGIQTDLSYVGKRAMVTYQLPLNEVVFDFYDRLKSISKGYASFDYQITGHQEGDLVRMSILVNDEPVDALSMLVHRSAAEKRGRVMCEKLKELIPRHMFKIPIQAAIGGKVVARETISAMRKDVTAKCYGGDATRKRKLLDKQKAGKKRMRQFGKVDIPQEAFIEALKISD; this is encoded by the coding sequence ATGACAAACACGCCGCTTTCCCATATTCGTAATTTTTCGATCGTTGCGCACATCGACCACGGAAAATCGACGCTCGCCGACCGGCTGATCCAGACCTGCGGCGGCCTCGCCGACCGGGAGATGAGCAAGCAGGTTCTCGATTCCATGGATATCGAGAAAGAGCGCGGCATTACCATCAAGGCCCAGACGGTTCGGCTGCACTATACCGCCAAGGACGGCGAGATGTATGTGCTCAACCTAATCGACACGCCAGGCCATGTCGACTTTGCCTATGAAGTGTCGCGATCGCTGAGAGCTTGCGAAGGTTCGCTGCTGGTGGTTGATGCCAGCCAAGGGGTGGAAGCGCAGACGCTCGCCAATGTCTATGCGGCGCTTGATGCCGACCACGAGATCGTGCCGGTGCTCAACAAGATCGACCTGCCAGCGGCCGAGCCTGACCGGATCAAGGAACAGATCGAGGAAGTGATCGGGCTTGACGCCTCCGACGCGGTGATGATTTCGGCCAAGACCGGCATCGGCATACCCGATGTGTTGGAAGCTATCGTTACGCGCCTGCCCGCGCCCAAGGGCGGGACCGTCAAGGATCCGCTCAAGGCGATGCTGGTCGACAGCTGGTATGACACCTATCTCGGCGTCATCGTGCTGGTGCGGATCATCGACGGTGAAATGAAAAAGGGCCAGCAGATCCGGCTGATGGGCACCGACGCCCGCTACACGGTCGAGCGAATCGGCGTCATCACCCCCAAGCTGGTGGCCACAGACTCGCTCGGACCGGGCGAAATCGGTTTCATTACCGCCTCGATCAAGGAAGTGGCCGACACCCGCGTCGGCGATACCATCACCGAAGACAAGCGGCCAACGGCGAAAGCCCTGCCCGGCTTCAAACCGGCGCAGCCGGTGGTGTTCTGTGGCCTGTTCCCTGTCGATGCCGCAGATTTTGAAGAACTGCGCGCGGCCATGGGCAAGCTCAGGCTCAACGATGCCTCGTTCTCGTTCGAAATGGAAACATCCGCAGCGCTCGGTTTTGGTTTCCGCTGCGGCTTTCTCGGGCTACTGCACCTGGAAATTATCCAGGAGCGGCTCGAGCGCGAGTTCAATCTCGACCTGATCGCCACAGCACCGTCGGTGATCTACCGGCTCAACATGACCAATGGCGATGTTGTGGAACTGCACAACCCGGCCGACATGCCGGACGTGGTCAAGATCAAGAGCATCGAGGAGCCGTGGATCAAGGCAACCATCCTGACGCCGGACGAGCATCTTGGCACGATCCTGAAGCTTTGCCAGGATCGCCGTGGCATCCAGACTGACCTGTCCTATGTCGGCAAGCGGGCGATGGTGACTTATCAACTGCCGCTCAACGAAGTGGTGTTCGATTTCTATGACCGGCTGAAGTCGATCTCCAAGGGCTATGCCAGCTTCGACTACCAGATTACCGGCCACCAGGAAGGCGATCTGGTCAGGATGTCGATCCTGGTCAATGACGAGCCTGTGGATGCACTGTCGATGCTGGTGCACAGATCAGCTGCTGAAAAACGCGGTCGGGTGATGTGCGAAAAGCTCAAGGAACTGATCCCGCGACACATGTTCAAAATCCCGATCCAGGCCGCCATTGGCGGCAAGGTGGTGGCGCGCGAAACAATCTCGGCGATGCGCAAGGATGTGACTGCGAAGTGCTACGGCGGCGACGCCACCCGCAAGCGCAAGCTCCTGGACAAGCAAAAGGCCGGCAAGAAGCGGATGCGCCAGTTCGGCAAGGTCGACATTCCGCAGGAAGCCTTCATCGAAGCACTGAAAATCAGCGACTGA
- the tnpC gene encoding IS66 family transposase gives MDRTDLQQLSKDELIEMVLRLQRPSKDSRTSSKPPSTDKKEKRVNSRPGGAKPGHEPHNRVLADFADMFRDHEPTACKRCGHAFSGDDTMVLAGAYDEIDIPAIRPHVTRHRRFSCHCPQCGTTTKATAPAVATATPFGPGIHALAIYLKSFHALSYERLSGVFMDIFGLNVSEGAIMNMFSRSRPSFQATAQAAKASLRAARVVASDETGVRIEGTNAQHWVFHCKDAVVHQPDYSRAARVVHETMGGHVPEVWISDRYSAQQSHGHRHQTCLAHLARDTAFALEHGEDDLPLRFQLWFGRVFDFARAISTFAASTVASKKRKFDKQLAGLLCAPTSCDLAQKLQAKIGRARDQLLTFCDYPGEVDVTNNTSERKLRPWVIQRKVTNGYRAMWAAQAEADVRTTIDTARLKGANPFQVIASVLA, from the coding sequence ATGGATCGGACTGATTTGCAGCAGCTGAGCAAGGACGAATTGATCGAGATGGTGCTTCGGCTCCAACGGCCTTCCAAGGATTCTCGGACGTCTTCCAAGCCGCCCTCGACGGACAAGAAAGAGAAACGCGTCAACTCACGACCGGGTGGAGCCAAGCCCGGGCATGAACCCCACAATAGGGTGCTGGCGGATTTTGCCGACATGTTTCGCGATCATGAACCGACCGCCTGCAAGAGATGCGGCCATGCGTTTTCCGGTGATGATACGATGGTGCTGGCCGGGGCCTATGACGAGATCGATATTCCTGCGATCCGTCCTCATGTCACCCGGCATCGGCGTTTTTCCTGTCATTGCCCGCAATGCGGCACGACAACAAAAGCCACCGCACCTGCCGTGGCAACCGCAACGCCGTTCGGGCCAGGCATTCACGCGCTGGCGATCTACCTCAAGAGTTTCCATGCATTGTCTTACGAACGCCTGAGCGGTGTGTTCATGGATATCTTCGGCCTTAATGTGAGCGAGGGCGCGATCATGAACATGTTTTCCCGCTCCCGTCCGAGCTTCCAGGCCACAGCACAGGCCGCCAAGGCCAGCCTTCGAGCCGCCCGCGTTGTCGCCAGCGACGAAACCGGTGTGCGTATCGAGGGCACAAATGCCCAACACTGGGTTTTTCATTGCAAGGATGCTGTTGTCCACCAGCCCGATTACTCCCGTGCAGCACGGGTCGTTCACGAGACCATGGGCGGCCATGTCCCCGAGGTATGGATATCTGATCGGTATTCAGCCCAGCAATCTCACGGCCATCGACATCAAACCTGCCTTGCACATTTGGCGCGTGATACAGCCTTTGCGCTGGAACATGGCGAGGATGATCTCCCTCTTCGCTTCCAGCTTTGGTTTGGCCGTGTGTTTGATTTCGCCAGAGCCATAAGCACATTCGCTGCGTCTACCGTCGCAAGCAAGAAGCGCAAATTCGATAAACAGCTTGCCGGGCTTCTATGCGCCCCGACTTCGTGCGACCTGGCCCAAAAGCTCCAGGCCAAGATCGGGCGGGCCCGCGATCAGCTGCTGACGTTTTGCGACTATCCCGGAGAAGTCGATGTCACCAACAACACATCTGAGCGAAAGCTCCGTCCATGGGTCATTCAGCGAAAGGTGACAAACGGATATCGCGCCATGTGGGCCGCCCAAGCCGAGGCGGATGTACGCACGACCATCGACACCGCCCGCCTCAAAGGCGCAAACCCCTTCCAGGTCATCGCATCCGTCCTGGCATAG
- a CDS encoding putative bifunctional diguanylate cyclase/phosphodiesterase encodes MGARHYITKPVDFAIALARINSQVSLKKETDEEDARRKSAEILAENLNRQVQVQDAALTEEATKRHVSEEKLHFMAYHDSLTGLLNRQGFRDDLQSALTDFSTDENEPALIFIDLNGFKSINDTYGHEAGDNLLIEVSKRLSEIFGPEVPLARLGGDEFAAIYKHSDQPQSAMAMANAAANKISEPFWLDGKSLHTGASCGVARASSFSNDLNGLIKAADLAMYHAKGKGTGGAALFEARMLEEQEDRRKLESDLRLAVQHSQFDVFFQPLVDMKTREIVSFEALLRWPHETRGMISPELFIPLAEETGLINQLGAWALRRACEEAANWPEHIGIAVNLSPLQFKSSSLLPTLVNTLATTGLSPKRLELEVTESALLGAEATNVTILKSIRELGVRVSMDDFGTGYSSLAYLQNFEFDKIKIDKRFIQSLESGASNAAIVDAIIKLGIQIGIKTTAEGIETESQYDSVVLRGCSEGQGYLFSRPLTAEDARAAISSKLPIE; translated from the coding sequence ATGGGGGCACGCCATTATATTACTAAGCCAGTTGATTTTGCCATCGCACTTGCGCGGATTAACAGTCAGGTCAGCCTCAAAAAGGAAACTGATGAGGAAGACGCCCGCCGCAAATCCGCAGAAATTCTTGCTGAAAACCTTAATCGCCAGGTCCAAGTTCAGGATGCCGCGCTGACTGAAGAAGCCACCAAACGGCATGTTTCCGAAGAAAAGCTACATTTCATGGCCTACCATGATTCTTTGACTGGGCTTCTCAACCGTCAAGGATTCAGGGACGACCTCCAAAGCGCATTGACGGACTTTTCTACTGATGAAAATGAACCGGCGTTGATTTTCATCGATCTCAACGGCTTCAAGTCGATCAATGACACCTATGGTCATGAAGCTGGCGACAATCTCTTGATTGAGGTGAGCAAGCGCCTTTCCGAAATTTTCGGACCTGAAGTTCCTTTGGCCCGCTTAGGTGGCGATGAATTTGCCGCAATTTATAAGCATTCCGACCAGCCGCAATCTGCAATGGCCATGGCGAATGCGGCCGCCAACAAGATATCTGAGCCTTTTTGGCTCGACGGAAAGTCGCTTCATACCGGAGCAAGCTGCGGTGTAGCCAGAGCATCATCATTCTCAAATGATCTAAACGGACTTATTAAGGCTGCAGACTTGGCTATGTACCACGCCAAAGGCAAAGGTACAGGCGGTGCTGCATTGTTCGAAGCCAGGATGCTCGAAGAACAGGAAGACCGGCGGAAACTCGAATCCGATCTGCGCCTTGCCGTTCAACATTCACAGTTTGACGTGTTTTTTCAGCCACTCGTTGATATGAAGACACGGGAGATTGTTTCTTTCGAAGCGCTGCTTCGCTGGCCGCACGAGACCCGGGGAATGATATCTCCCGAGTTGTTCATTCCTCTCGCTGAGGAAACAGGACTCATCAATCAGTTGGGCGCTTGGGCCCTTCGTCGTGCCTGTGAGGAGGCAGCCAATTGGCCGGAGCACATCGGCATAGCCGTGAATCTCTCCCCGCTACAGTTCAAGAGCTCCTCGCTTCTCCCAACGTTGGTCAACACATTGGCGACCACGGGGCTTTCACCCAAGCGGTTGGAGCTTGAGGTAACTGAGTCAGCGCTGCTGGGAGCAGAGGCCACCAACGTGACTATCCTCAAATCTATCCGCGAACTTGGGGTCCGTGTCTCCATGGACGATTTCGGGACGGGCTATTCTTCGCTGGCCTATTTGCAGAATTTCGAGTTCGACAAGATCAAAATCGACAAGCGATTCATTCAAAGCCTTGAATCAGGTGCCAGTAATGCGGCAATTGTCGATGCGATCATCAAACTCGGAATCCAAATTGGAATCAAAACCACTGCGGAAGGTATTGAAACTGAAAGCCAATACGACTCGGTGGTGTTGAGAGGCTGTTCTGAAGGGCAGGGCTACTTATTCAGCCGGCCACTCACGGCCGAAGACGCGCGTGCGGCGATTTCCTCTAAACTCCCGATCGAATAG
- a CDS encoding GGDEF domain-containing protein, translating to MARGWVITQLELDSMGKKYLARHHAANVVEGAHAQTSEELQGLLHLIKTEHLSRGGYSSLLDESNSSIFAKNSSIEALSDIIKAMSSATGDTMKEGKAAIQELVERAQEMQRVKSELEEYKRLANIDPLTGLWNRRAFDEALTGIYNDKRNVMYHALLIADIDHFKKYNDTYGHSVGDLVLKVVAAVMQSSLGGDTSIARTGGEEFAIILHDTSLEAAMETSERIRRKIESSPFRKNRSGQDFGRITMSFGLCMATDATNAEDLYYKADRALYAAKNLSRNCVKQYDPGMDAEFEKNWALYKS from the coding sequence ATGGCAAGGGGGTGGGTAATTACCCAGCTTGAGCTTGATAGCATGGGAAAGAAATATTTGGCGCGTCATCATGCTGCAAATGTTGTCGAAGGGGCGCACGCACAGACTTCGGAAGAGCTGCAAGGCTTGCTTCACCTGATTAAGACAGAGCATTTATCGCGTGGGGGGTATTCGAGCCTACTCGATGAGAGCAATTCCAGCATATTTGCGAAGAATTCCAGCATTGAGGCTCTGAGTGACATCATTAAGGCAATGTCATCAGCCACCGGCGATACCATGAAAGAAGGCAAGGCGGCCATTCAGGAGTTGGTAGAACGCGCTCAGGAAATGCAGCGGGTTAAATCTGAGCTTGAAGAATACAAGCGGCTTGCCAATATTGATCCACTAACCGGCCTGTGGAATCGGCGCGCTTTTGATGAGGCGCTGACGGGCATCTACAATGACAAACGGAACGTGATGTATCATGCGCTTCTGATCGCAGACATCGATCACTTCAAGAAATACAATGATACCTATGGCCACTCGGTTGGAGACCTCGTCCTGAAGGTGGTTGCCGCGGTCATGCAGAGCAGTTTAGGTGGAGATACCTCGATCGCGCGAACGGGTGGCGAAGAGTTTGCCATAATCCTTCACGACACCAGTTTGGAAGCGGCAATGGAAACTTCAGAGCGCATTCGTCGAAAAATTGAATCATCACCTTTTAGAAAAAACCGGTCTGGCCAAGACTTCGGCCGGATTACGATGTCATTCGGCCTGTGTATGGCTACTGACGCGACCAATGCGGAAGACCTCTATTACAAGGCTGATCGTGCACTCTATGCGGCCAAAAACCTCAGTCGTAATTGTGTCAAGCAATATGATCCTGGGATGGACGCCGAGTTTGAGAAAAACTGGGCGCTCTACAAGAGTTGA
- a CDS encoding tyrosine-type recombinase/integrase has translation MPSPSRVGCHHMPLTDTRIRALKPGERPTKHGDGGGLLLVVNPNGSKLWRMVYRYGGKQKQLSFGAWPDVSLAQARAQRDSARKLLAEDSDPSQKKKLDKIAKAEAATNTFAALAEEFLQKNSREGKSEATLSKKRWLIGLALKDLQTKPIGEINAADILVPLRRVEALGNYETARRLRAVISQVFRYGIATARVSNDPTFGLRGAIIAPKVTHRAALTDWVSFTKLIRSIWTYSGSIETRTAMKLMALLYPRPGELRQAEWTEFDLDKATWTIPEERAKMRRVHRKPLPPMAIAILREQQRHTGNLRLVFPSSTSLERPISENTMNLALRRMGFEKHEATSHGFRATASTLLNESGLWNADAVEAELAHVSGNEVRRAYHRAAYWEERIRMAVWWAERIGEGLGEENS, from the coding sequence ATGCCATCACCTTCGCGAGTCGGATGCCATCACATGCCACTTACAGACACTCGAATCCGAGCGCTCAAGCCGGGTGAAAGACCAACAAAGCACGGAGACGGCGGAGGCTTGTTACTAGTTGTCAATCCGAATGGCAGCAAGCTTTGGCGAATGGTCTATCGCTACGGAGGCAAGCAGAAGCAGCTCTCATTTGGTGCGTGGCCTGATGTCTCGCTCGCTCAAGCCCGCGCTCAACGGGATTCGGCAAGGAAACTGCTCGCCGAAGATAGCGACCCATCCCAAAAGAAAAAACTTGACAAGATCGCCAAGGCGGAGGCCGCAACTAACACATTCGCGGCTTTGGCCGAGGAGTTCCTTCAAAAGAACAGCCGCGAAGGAAAATCAGAGGCAACGCTGAGCAAGAAGCGCTGGTTGATCGGACTGGCCCTCAAGGATCTGCAAACCAAGCCGATAGGCGAGATCAACGCTGCGGATATTCTGGTTCCGCTTCGTCGTGTTGAGGCACTTGGAAACTATGAGACCGCTCGCCGACTGCGGGCGGTGATCAGTCAGGTTTTCCGATACGGAATCGCAACGGCTCGCGTCAGCAATGACCCCACCTTTGGCCTGAGAGGCGCCATCATTGCTCCAAAGGTCACGCATCGGGCCGCTCTCACCGACTGGGTATCGTTCACGAAGCTGATCCGCAGTATCTGGACCTATTCCGGATCCATTGAGACGCGAACAGCCATGAAGTTGATGGCACTGCTCTATCCCCGGCCGGGCGAATTGCGGCAGGCCGAATGGACAGAATTCGATCTGGATAAGGCGACCTGGACGATACCGGAAGAACGAGCAAAGATGCGCCGGGTTCACCGGAAACCGTTGCCACCTATGGCAATCGCCATACTACGTGAACAGCAGCGCCACACCGGCAACCTGCGTCTCGTGTTTCCTTCGAGCACATCGCTCGAACGACCGATCAGTGAAAACACGATGAACCTAGCCTTGCGCCGGATGGGATTTGAAAAACACGAAGCGACCTCGCACGGGTTTCGCGCGACCGCGTCCACGCTTCTGAACGAGAGCGGGCTATGGAATGCCGATGCAGTCGAGGCCGAGCTCGCCCATGTGAGCGGCAACGAGGTCCGGCGCGCCTACCACCGCGCCGCCTACTGGGAGGAACGCATCAGGATGGCCGTCTGGTGGGCAGAGAGGATCGGGGAGGGCTTGGGTGAAGAGAACTCTTAG